The following proteins come from a genomic window of Malus domestica chromosome 02, GDT2T_hap1:
- the LOC139192963 gene encoding protein ANTAGONIST OF LIKE HETEROCHROMATIN PROTEIN 1-like: MDRRTFGILCDLLRQDGRVKTDGLVSVEEQVCMTLQILAHHTKNCSVGGRFYRSGETISRYFNSVLQGILRLQGILLKVPQPVPIDSTDPRWRCFKNCLGALDGTHIDVHVPEIDKPRYRTRKGRVATNVLGVCSGDMQFIYVFPGWEGSASDSRVLHDAISRPNGFKVPAGMDNENFLNATQEPKGRRRKWEAFEEEVLLGVLEDFVARKQRCDTGAFKQGTLVEIAKAVNVLCPHSNIKANPHIESKLKKWKKTYSRVVDMINTSGFAWNDVKKCVEVDSDDA, from the exons atggatagaaggacttttggcatattatgcgacttacttcgtcaagatgggagggtaaaaactgatggtttggtgtctgtagaggaacaggtgtgtatgactttacaaatattagcacatcatactaagaattgtagtgttggcggtagattttataggtcgggagagactataagtaggtatttcaatagcgtattgcaaggaattttgcgattacaaggtatcctactaaaagtcccccagcctgtgcctattgattctacagatcctaggtggcgatgttttaag aattgcttgggagcattggatggaacacacattgatgtgcatgtacctgaaattgacaaaccaagataccgaacaagaaagggtcgagtcgcaactaatgtgttaggtgtgtgttcaggagatatgcagttcatatatgtgtttccggggtgggagggttccgcatcagactctagagtgctacatgatgcaattagtaggcctaatggttttaaggtaccagcgg gtatggataacgaaaattttttgaatgctactcaagagccaaaaggaagaaggcgtaaatgggaagcatttgaggaagaagtattactaggagttcttgaggattttgttgctcggaagcaacggtgtgacaccggtgctttcaaacaaggtactttggttgaaatagcaaaagctgtcaatgttttatgtcctcattcaaatataaaggcaaatccacatattgagtccaagttgaagaaatggaaaaaaacatatagtagggtcgttgacatgataaacacaagtggatttgcatggaatgatgtcaaaaagtgcgttgaagttgacagtgatgacgcatga